In one Geoglobus acetivorans genomic region, the following are encoded:
- a CDS encoding 30S ribosomal protein S13: MEDGFKHIVRIADTDLDGNKPVIHALTGIKGIGLRLSRSIVNQLGVDGMVKLGELDDENLEKLKKFVEEEIESLPTWMLNRRKDYHTGKDLHLLNKDIDFARMLDIERMIRAKAYRGVRHARGHKVRGQRTRSTGRKGATVGVIRRKK; encoded by the coding sequence ATGGAGGACGGCTTCAAACACATTGTGAGAATTGCTGATACTGACCTGGATGGGAACAAGCCAGTAATTCACGCTCTTACAGGAATAAAGGGCATAGGGCTGAGATTATCAAGGTCAATAGTAAACCAGCTCGGCGTGGACGGAATGGTTAAACTTGGAGAACTGGACGACGAGAACCTGGAAAAGCTGAAGAAGTTTGTCGAAGAGGAAATAGAGTCCCTGCCTACATGGATGCTGAACAGGAGAAAGGACTACCACACCGGTAAAGACCTTCACCTGCTGAACAAGGATATAGACTTCGCGAGGATGCTTGACATTGAGAGAATGATAAGAGCCAAGGCATACAGAGGAGTCAGGCACGCCAGAGGCCACAAGGTGAGAGGCCAGAGAACCAGGTCTACCGGCAGAAAGGGTGCCACGGTAGGAGTTATTAGAAGGAAGAAATGA